Part of the Octopus sinensis linkage group LG10, ASM634580v1, whole genome shotgun sequence genome is shown below.
GCATCTATACACTATATGGTCTATAGAAGAATGCTCAAAATAGATCAGTTTCCCTTGGTTTACACCATATTATTCTTATGATTACATTGAATAATGGGTGATTGTGATTTGAATGCTTTTCCATAACATGTTTGCTTGTTCTGGAACTAAATAACTATCAATGAAACAAGCACTtgtaaaaagaacaataaattttGTTCCGTTTGTGTATTAGTTTCTGTAGCATGTATCCTCTAAATTGAGGGCTAGTGTGCAGCTCTAGTTTTATAGCATCAAGTAGATGAGTAATACACCTGATCAGGATTTTTATCTCTTGTAAGTAACATTTCCAATGAAGCTAGTGACtatttccaacccatgccagcatggacaacggacgttaaataatgacgatgatgatgattgcccaaggacacaacgaaataactgaaataattgAGAGCAGAATTGAATTCAagttgagcatggtcattgccagtgccactggattggctcccgtgcaggtagcacgtaaaaaacaccttctttgtgtggttgttgccagaactacctgactgaccctcgtgctggtggcacataaaagcacctactactacactctcggagtggttggcgttaggaagggcatccagctgtagaaactttgccagatcagattgagcctggtgcagcgttctagctcaccagtcctcagtcacatcgcccaacccatgccagcatggaaaggagacgtttaatgacaatgatgatgtgtgtgaacTAGCAATTCAGTATCAGATCCAGGacattgtatttcatatattactAATTCTCATAGTATTAACTCCAGAAACAAGTAAGGCTACATTGATCAGAGCAGGATTTCAATAGGATTGGGTTAATGCAGCAGAATACATGGCACAATCTCAATGTTTCTTTATAtctataatttgtttttatacttttatcaaAGATGTACACTTACACtattatattaaatacaaaaaatggtaataaaaaaaaaaataaaggtagaATTTAATTATAAACTGAATTTACCTGGAATGTAGTAAACACAGCACTTAGCATCAATGGAAACAGTTGCTACCAATTTTCAAGGAACCTAAGATGCCTGCTTTAAAATTTTTGTACTGGCAAATATGTAGactcagttattaagacaaacagtTTTCTCAGACTGAATTCAAGTCTGTAGCATTAAACTGATATTATCAATACTATAATCCTCAATTAATAAAGATGGTTGAGACTGCACTTTCACAATCATCATATTATAGCAGTAAAAAAGGAAAAGGTGATAAATTTGTGTGGTGTGAATGTTTGGTATTTCAGGCAGAAATTACACTGAAGAAATGTAAAACATGTTGGAAGACTAAGTTGAGAAGACAAAATGGGCAGAGAGAATGTGACCAGGCATTAAGTAAGTCAAAGTAAAATCTGAAAAAAACAATTGTGACTAGATAAGAAAATTACCATCATGCTTCACATCATTGAGCCGTATTGATACATCCTTACATAGCCAGTTTCTCATTTGTATCTATCATCATAGATGCATTAGATTATGTtccaacaaatttgcacaaaaacttaaatttaaatggagaaaaagcagaagaaactgatgaggattctccaaatccaatctacaagatttgtaagacattccaaaaattccCCATGtaagattcttatgtgaataaatgcacacacttgggtgtatgcatTGACAGCTCAGCCAACTCGATCACAAAAGTCTTGTTGCTTTGATTAGCAGCTGGTTTGAACCCTCACTAAGAACTTaaattaaactgaaaaaaaatcatacatacatgtgtgtgtgtgtgtaactgaaaggcaaaattaatgcTTTGATTTGAACAGCAAAGCATACATTTGTAAggagaatgaaatgaaaattaagaaCTGTTTGCAACAAAATAAACCAGAATTTTATACTCTGAAGGTTTACTTAACagcaataaataatgttttagaCTGTATGTCTAAACTGGAATCTTATAACTGAGAATGGTTCCTTGTTTATACACCTGCAATATCTGCCTGAAAACTTGTCATTTCCCtgtcagatatgtatatatctggatacagtcatatatttatatttataaaagtattgTTTCATTGTTTAAGTGATGTTGAATTACTTTCAGCATGTACTCATCATTTGTTCATGCATTTCTTTGATAATGACATAATCTTTGAGAGCACGAGGAACTGGAAGATCTTCAGCATTTTGAACTATCTTGTGACCAAGGCGTTTGCGAATACATTTGCGGCATAAGACTTGTAGAGATGTGACAGTTTGCAACTTTTTCCGAAGCCACTGAACTACAGCCTCTGTGTCATTGACTCGTGTGGGAAAGTAGTTTGTGTAGAAGTACATCCTGGCGCTGAAATCAAGATAACCAAATCTTGCTAAAAGACGACACATTTCAAAATTACCCTTCTCTGCAGCAATCTGAAACAAAGATTTGTATATTCCATCCGAGTAATATTTCCCAGGTACTTCAAGGTCACAGTTGTGTTCAATCATCATTTGAATGATTTCAATTTTATTAGATATCACTGCATCATATGCAGCTGTCTCTCCCTGATGGTTATAAATATCATGCTGACTACCAGCTGCCAGTAGTAGCCTCACAACAGATGTATAGTTTCTTCGAATAGCAATGTGCAGTGCTGTGTCACCAGTTTTGAATTCTCTCCGGTTCAAGTCACAGTTGACTCTGATCAATAAAGCAACTGCTTCTTTCTGGTTGTAACAGACAGCTTCCATGCATGGAGTACGTCCCCAATAGTTCTGAACATCCACTTGGCTCCCTGATGCCATTAGAAGATCAATGATATCTGTTCCACCGTTGCGTGCAGCATAATGAAGTGCCATGTCACTATTCCGATCAGTAATATTCAGTTTACAATTGGCAcgaattaattttaaaacagCATCTGTTTTGGTATTTCGAACAGCTTTCATAAGTGGAGTTTTGGATGTAATATCTTGAGAGTCAACATCAGCCCCCCGTCGGATGAGCACATCCAGGATTTGACAATAGCCATCATCTGCAGCATAGTGGCATGGAGAATTGCCAAATgtatcttttacatcaagtttaGCTTTGGCTCCAATTAGAAGGATCATACAGGCCATTCGGTGTTTAAGAACTGCAAAGTGTAAAGCTGTCCTTCGAAGAGTTGTTGTCGTTTGGTTGACATCACATTTAGACTCTATCAAATATTGTAACATATAAGTATATCCACGATATGATGTTAGATGAATAGGACACAAATCAGCATGGTTCTTTTTGCGGACCTCAACAAATTTAGCATTGAGATCAATTTTATATTGTGCAACGAGACGCTTCAACTGAGCAAGTTCGTTGTTTAAGACTGCATCATAAAAATCTAAGCCAGCCATTTGTGTGCGAAGCAACATTTTTGGTGATGGGGGGAAGTCGTTCCGACCTGAGAATTCTTTTGATGTCAATAAATCAACTGATTTCTGGAATTTGAAATTAATGCTACATCGTGATTTGGTTTACAGCATTATGTCGATGTATTTGTTTTAAGGACCCTAATTGTTGGTCGACATCAGTCAACGTTCATCACTGACCAACTGGGGTTTTTTGGACATAACAGCGTGGCATACAATATCGAGGTTATCGAAGATATTGCAGAATCGGGGCAAATATttgttgtacgtgtgtgtgtgtgtgtgtgtgcatgggaagATGAAGAAATGCTttgtttttctactttttttctttttcgtggtggaatgtttgttttcttctgaaTGAATGCCCTGTTTGTTTGTTATGTTTGTtgattcatttgtttttttacgAAAACAGCAAACTATAAGGAACAGAAGGCAAAAAGCATTGTGGAAAATTGAATCGAGAGACATCTATTGATATGAAAATAAGTGAGAATTGAATTAATAAACGAAAACTAAACAGTATATGTGTAATTTAGTGTAAAAAACTTTCGACGAGAGAAGAACAGATTGCGGAATAAGAGTCGCGGAGTGGGTTTGAATTACAAGTGTCAACAATTTACGGCGAGGATATTTCGTAAAGAATCCTTACCACACTTCTTGTCGTACATTGTTGCTTATGACAGGGATTTAAGAAAACACTTACACATTTTAATGTGACTTGACGGACAAGAGTTTTCTGCTCAGTCTGTATGCCACGGTTGGATTAGGTGCCTGGAGACAGCAGCAACAATTAAGGGAAATCTTGTTTAATACTGCAATGGTAGATGATACGGCATTGTAGGTCGAGACAAATATATCTGTGTGACAGTGATTTCTTTCCAGAATGACATCCATTCATAATATGATAGTGAGATTAGGTGTAGTCATCAGCGAAACACGTTTCCATTCATAAACTGTAAAattaacaatttattattataatgactGACAATTGGGAACGAGGCATTTGGTCCATAGCGTCATTAGGGGAGGTAAATCTCAGTTAGAACTGTCGGTGCTCTCCCCTgactattaatatatttcttgactTCAGATGAGCTCAGATCTATATCCAAAAATCATTCAAGCCACGACTATTTTATCACTTAGTTTATCCAACACTATAATGTAatagatcgttttttttttaagagagtaGGGAACTTCGTTgctttttcttttagaatttgaatttttttgagCCGGCAACTACTTTCTGGTCCCGAAGAGGTTTAATTTTGGAATGCAATTTTCGCTATGCTACGTATGAAGCGAGTGAGGTGGTGCTATGAAAGACAGTGcgatgtaatatattttacatcattGAGGAGTTAAGTTTATATATTTCCTCAACATATATAGCGATTATATAAAGTGACGCTGGGGAAAATAACAATATTATGTTTCCGTTATAAGATGTTTTCCAATGTTCAGTTCTTGGGGGGCAAAGTGAGTCTGGTGTAGGATTGCTACGTATTTGGGGAAGTTGAAAGAAGGATTGAAGGTAATACCATTGGTTTTCGCACCTATAATGCTCTTAGCGATATAGACGATTAGTCAAACCTGTTGGCCGAAGGAACATAACCTCTCTATTACTGGAGGTAGGAATACAGTTGGTCAGTCagggtttaaagaaaaaaaagacgaaaagaaaTTCTACTCGAGATATTTTCTGAgatggagttatctcccttcgatCTGTTCCAGTTGCGCCCGAAAGGGGATGTATGTACcctacataatagatatataaacggGGCAAATTCAACTATTTTGctgtagattaaaaaaaaaaatacatgtcaGACGGGAAGTTACTAGTCATTACTATTTACAGGGCCTCcaagaggaaggaaagaaggaatctTCTAATTAGAAACCAGCGTCCAAGTGTTTAAGACAGACtccgtaaaaaagcacccattgtAGTAGTTTCAAGCTAGGTGATAAATGAAGTCTCCCTACCAAATAGGCTAcggtgggatttgatctcagagcgtAAAGTGATGGAGCAAATACTACACAGCATTCCGTCCTACATTCTCATAGTTTCGCCAATCAACTCATCCTCTGgaattgttaatttaaaatttttttttatcaactccgGAAAGAGAAAAAAGCAGAGTTATCCCGGGCGAGATATGAaatttcctttttaatcctttattCTATAAATGAATCGCAGTTATCAATGAGTGTGGAGATGAGGTGAACCGGGAGGAAAAGGTCGGTGATGTCAATGGTTGGGGAGCCCTACAGGAAGAGTGAATGAAGTGGGAAGAAGTAGGACCACGCTGATCCTACTTTCGCCCATTTATGGCCTCGGGGAAGTGAGAACGGAGGGATGCGCGCAGACGTGCAAGCGAGAAAGGAAATTTGGCGTAGGTTCTAGCGATGGGTTAGTTGAGTAGGCTGCATCTTGGATTTAACCCAGTTGGAAAGTCGACACTGGGAGGTAGGTGAATCGCGCTTTGTTCCTCGTATTACAGACTTGTTCATATTTCAAGTCTTTTcggcacaggtgtgtgtgtacatatatatatatatatatataaacttacttggagaacaggaaaagaaacgaaacaacgcgagggcgctcagtcatgcaataaattaataaataaaatatatgcatacatacatacatatatgtacgtacctacatctacatgtatatatacatgcatatataaatatatatatgtgagtacaggacaccacaaatagacatagaactcaacgagaaacgaaaacgtaaaaacaaacatggaaacggactttttttaacaacgaaaaaacagagtacaagacaaacaatacaaggaaaattccccttcatcagctgtccctagttcgactccatgcgtgtttgcatgtttgtttttacgttttcgtttctcgttgagttctacgtctatttgtggtgtcctgtactcacatatatatatttatatatgcatgtatatatacatgtagatgtaggtacgtacatatatgtatgtatgtatgcatatattttatttattaatttattgcatgactgagcgcccccgcgtcgtttcgtttcttttctgttctccaagtaagtttttatatataattatgacgcgaaactttGTAACCCTTTGCTTaaccttcccttccttcctgtctgtcttcctctttgtctgtctctctccttcttatttttcaccctttctggtttcttttcctctttatctctctctctctcactcctcctcatctctcacaCAGCCGAGTCGACCACTTCCTTTCGCTGGCGGCCTCCTACAAGTGAACATGCTTTTTTCCTACGCTCttgaatttttccatcgtctaggctaaaaaaaggccctcaatgtttgtttccttgtcctgtttttattttttattctttacttgtactgtattttttgtatttgtattttgtatttgtttttttatttgtattgtttttacgtcctgtttttgtcacatttttttctttccttgtttttacccctctgcaaaggaattttatttaattctttcgcaggaagggctagttcgacgagtcgtgttctgtccttaccttcgaaacacgcatggagtcgaactagggacagctgatgaaggggaatttcaGTCCCTGCATATAGTTGAAGTCCTAGATGGAGGAAAGGTGTTCAAAGCCCTCATGGATACGGGTTGTACAACATCTCTCGTGACCCCAAGGGTAACAAAAAAAGTGAAAGGGGAAGAGTAGTGTTAAGGCGGTCGACAGCAACGAAATTGGATGTAAGGGTAGCAGTGAAGTGGAGATGGTTGTGCAGGGCACAACACTGAGTCTACCATGTGGTAGATGGAATTGATGTGGGGGGTGCATTGGCACGATCAACCGCCTAGGAGGTGCCAGGGCATCATGCACCGTGAGTTTACAACAGGAAAGGAGGAAGAGCCACGGGGCGGAAAGTACTGCTTACACCATTGAAGATGAAAATTTCCAGGTGGTGTTCGTCGGTCAGCGGTGGACGGTTGAGTGGCGCTGGAAAGGGGAGTCCCCGACGCTGAGGAGTAGGCTAAGCTGTTACCAGCATACCTTGAAAGGAGACGCCAGGAGCCGGTTTGAAGAAGTAGAGAGATGGATCAAGGAGGGTATCCTAATCCAGAGGAAGAATGGAGTACTGTCGCTAATGGCAGTGGTGCAGCCAACGAAGGGCAAGGTCAGGCCGGTACCGGACTTTTGAGAGCTGAATGGCCATGTACCGTGCACACGGGCGGCGAGGTGTCTGATGTCGGCGGAGAGACGTTGCGAGAATGGAGACAGATGACGAGGGCTGCAACAATTGCCGACTTGAAGTCAGCCTATCTGCAGCTTCATGTGAGCAAGAAACTTACAGTATCAACAGGTGCGATATAAGGACCAGACATACTGTTTGACTAGGGTGGGTTTCGGGCTGAATTCTGCACTAAAGATCATGGTAACGGTACTCAAATCTATCCTGGGAAAGCTGGATAAAGTGAAAAAGGTCACCCTTCCTATATAGACGACATCCTGGTAGGCGAAACTGTAGTGTCTGCCGCAGAGGTCATAGGTCACCTAAAGAAGTTCGGGCTGACCACGATACCACCGGAGTCAATGGTTTGAGAAGCTGTACTGGGGCTCAAGTTTCAAAGAGATGTTGATGTTTCGGAGAGGAAATGAGATTCCGAAACTGAGTACCAGCGTCAACAGACGAGAACTAGTCTCAATGTGTGGGCGATTTGTGGGTCACTTTCCAATTGCAGGTGACTTCGAACAGCGAGCAGCTACGTAAAGTGACAAGTGGATGGGGAATGCTGGGGAGACAAAGTGGGAGAGAGGACGGTGGCGATGTTGCAGGAGATCCTAGAGAGGGTAAGAGCAGAAGAACCCGTAAGAGGAAGCTGGTATGTGTCCAAATTGGAGAACGGGACCATATGGTGCGATGCTAGCAGCATAGCGACAGAGGTTGTTCTGGAAATCAGGGGTGTCAAAGTGGAGGACGCAGCCTGGCTCCAAGAAGTAGATGATTACAACCATATCGACATGAGTGAGTTGGATGTCGTGTTGAAGGGGGTGAATCTGGCCCTGAGATGGGGCTGTGCTCTATTGAAATCTGAACCGATTCGGCTACTGTGCTTGGATGAGTGGGATAGGGCTGCACAGAAGTTAGTAAAGCGCCGCCCAGGGGTTCTGGGAGAGCTAACTGCGTAGCGCGGCCTTTGTGTCCTCAGAATGGAATAAAGCAGGCATTCTAATCAGGGTGAAAAAGGCTTGGTTGACGGTGCCAGAAAATTCGGAGCTGCAGTTTGTCAGCTAAGTGCCTCGAAACTAAGGAGACTGTATGCCATGCATCATATGGGCGTGTACAGAACGCTGTATCTTGCCAGGATAGTTGACTCCGACGTTATGAAGCAGAGTATTCAAAAAGTGGTCGAGAACTGTGATAGGCGTCAATCCATCGACCCTGCTACGGCTGTGCACGAACCGGGAAACATCTCAGTAGAGCAACACTGGAGACGATTGGCAGTGGATGTGACACACTACCGGCAAGGGACATATTTCTCGATGGCCAACTGCAGACCGGCTCAGATGGCGATATGGAGGGAAATTAAGACGATCATTACGGATGAGGTTGCATGTTTCCTGAACAACATAATGCTGGAGCAGGGCCATGGGGACGAACTGCTAATGGAGAGGCTCGATACGCGGAATGTGCACCGCTCGTTCAGAGCGGCATACAAGCCGAGTGGAAATGGAATCGTAGAGAGACACCATCGCACGATCAAGGCCATGGCGGAGAGGGGACGCATCTCACCAATGGAAGCGGTATTCTGGTACAATGTGACCCCGATCAAGACTGGTCGCAGAGTCTGTGTCACACAGAGCAATATTCAGGTATGGAATGTGACACCCGTGTACAAAATCAAAACACCACGTTAAATAGTTGACAGAAACAGTGATGGCTGTTAATTCCAAAAATAATGTCTCTGTGGATAGAATACCGTGTCGTGTATTGGATGTTCGCAGGACGAAGGTGGAGGAGAGGAAGCGAGCGGAGCACCATTCCCGCGGAGATCACAGCGAGTGAGACGTCCGTTCAGACGGATGGCAGATTGCAACATGGAATAAAGTGAAGTGGTGATCTTTGAAATCAGGTGTTTGTGTCTGGAGATGAGGTGAACCGGGAGGAAAGGGTCAGTGACGTCAATGGTTGAGGGGCCCTACAAAAAGAGGA
Proteins encoded:
- the LOC115216689 gene encoding death-associated protein kinase 1; amino-acid sequence: MLLRTQMAGLDFYDAVLNNELAQLKRLVAQYKIDLNAKFVEVRKKNHADLCPIHLTSYRGYTYMLQYLIESKCDVNQTTTTLRRTALHFAVLKHRMACMILLIGAKAKLDVKDTFGNSPCHYAADDGYCQILDVLIRRGADVDSQDITSKTPLMKAVRNTKTDAVLKLIRANCKLNITDRNSDMALHYAARNGGTDIIDLLMASGSQVDVQNYWGRTPCMEAVCYNQKEAVALLIRVNCDLNRREFKTGDTALHIAIRRNYTSVVRLLLAAGSQHDIYNHQGETAAYDAVISNKIEIIQMMIEHNCDLEVPGKYYSDGIYKSLFQIAAEKGNFEMCRLLARFGYLDFSARMYFYTNYFPTRVNDTEAVVQWLRKKLQTVTSLQVLCRKCIRKRLGHKIVQNAEDLPVPRALKDYVIIKEMHEQMMSTC